Genomic DNA from Acidimicrobiales bacterium:
CATCGTGCTCAAGGAACTCGGCGAGGTGGCCGAGCGCTACGGCACCCCGCGCCGCACCCGCATCATCGGTGCCCACGACGTGCCCGACCTCGAGGCGCTCGTCGAGGCGGTGGTGGCCGACATCGAAGACGACCCGTGTGTCGTCACCCTGTCGGCATCGGGCCTGATCGGGCGTGAACCGATCGGCACATCAAAGTCGTTCACGCCGAGCCGCCACGACGTGCTCGCGGCGTCGCTCACCACGTCGCTGCGATCACCCGTGCTCGCCGTCACGTCCAACGGCCGAGTGCTGTCGATCATCGCCAACGATCTTCCCGAGGTCGGAGGGCGGAGCCGAGGGCGCGATGCCAACGAGGTGTTCTCGGCCGACCGCAACGAGACCATCGTGGGCCTGCTCCCCGGCATCGCCCAGGGTGAGGCCGTCGATCCCCCGGTGCTGTTCGTCACTGCGCTCGGCAAGGCCAAGCGGATCGAACTCCCGGCCATCATCGAGGTCACGAGCGGCCGCCTTGTCATGAAGCTCGACGAGAAGGACCGGATCATCGCCGTGCTGTCGGCGCCGAACGACGCCGACATCGTGATGACCACGACCGATGCCCAGGCACTGCGCACCACCGTCGACAGCGTGAGCATCCAGGGGCCCGCGGCGCGGGGCGTCGCCGCCATGTCGCTCAAGGGGAATGCGAAGATCCTTGCTGCCGGCCTGGCCACCGACGACACCGTGATCATCTCGATCACCGACACCGGCACGGCCAAGTCCACCTCGGTCGAGGAGATCCCGGTCAAGGGCCGCGGCACCGGCGGGGTTCGTCTCACCAAGTTCAAAGACGAGCAGCGACTCGACTACGCCTGGATCGGCGTTCCCGATCGCATCGTCGCCATCGTCGGACAGACCGACGCACCGACCAAGCCCGACAACTCGCCCGAGTCCTTCGCCATGCGCCCGACACGCCGCGATGGGTTCAGCACCACCACTCCCCGCAGGATCCTCCACATCGGCTCGCTCCGTTGGTAGGAAAGTAGCTCGCACATGGCAACGAAGAAGAACGACTACAACGCAACGCACATCCAGGTCCTCGAGGGCCTCGAAGCGGTGCGCAAGCGCCCCGGCATGTACATCGGTGGCACCGGGACCGACGGCCTGCACCACCTGGTCTGGGAGATCATCGACAACGGCGTCGACGAGGCCGCCGCCGGTTTCGCGTCCCACATCGAGGTCGTGCTGCACCGCGACGGCTCCATCGAGGTGAGCGACGACGGCCGCGGTATCCCCATTGACAAGAAGCCCGACGGCCGTACCGCCCTCGAAATCGTGTTCACCGAGCTCCACGCTGGCGGCAAGTTCGGCTCCGGTGCCTACAACTCCTCCGGCGGTCTCCACGGTGTGGGCGCGTCGGTCGTCAACGCGCTGGCGTCCAAACTCGTTGCCGAGGTCGACCGCGACGGCGCCACCTGGCGGCTGTGCTTCGAGGCCCGCGTGCCGGGCAACTACCTGAAGAACGGCACGTTCAAGGAAACGTCGACCCTCGCCAAGGTCAAGGAGATCCCCAAGAGCCGAACCGGTACCCGAGTTCGCTACTGGCCCGATCTCGACATCTTCGATCCCGACGCCGCACTCGAATACCAGCGGGTGCGCGACCACGTGGCTCGGGTCTGCTTCCTCGTCCCCGGGTTGCACATCAAGCTCCACGACCGCCGCACTCCCGGCATCGAGCCCGAGGAGTTCATCGCCGCCGGCGGCCTCGCCGACTACGTCGACTATCTGTCGATCGGCGAGAACATCACCGACATCGTCACCGTCCACCAAGAGGCCAGCTTCGAAGAGAAGGTCCCGGTCGACGGCAAGATGACCGACGTCATGCGGCCGTGCACGGTGGACGTCGCGATGCGCTGGGTCAAGGGCTACGACTCGACCATCGTCAGCTTCGTCAATACGATTCCCACGTCCGAGGGCGGCACCCACGTGAAGGGGTTCGAACGGGCCCTGTCGTTCGTCGCCAACGATCTGCTGCTCGGCGATGCCAAGAAGCTGAAGAAGCTCGCCAAGGACGGCAACGACAAGGCCACGCCGTCCGACGTGCAGGAAGGTCTCGTCGCTGCCATCAAGGTGACATTCCCCGAGCCTCAGTTCAAGGGTCAGACCAAGCAGGAACTCGGTACCCCGGCCGCCCAGAAGATCGTCTACGACGCCGTGAAGGCGGGCTTCGGCGATTGGGCCAGCGGCGGCGGCAAGAAGGTCC
This window encodes:
- a CDS encoding DNA topoisomerase IV subunit B, with the protein product MATKKNDYNATHIQVLEGLEAVRKRPGMYIGGTGTDGLHHLVWEIIDNGVDEAAAGFASHIEVVLHRDGSIEVSDDGRGIPIDKKPDGRTALEIVFTELHAGGKFGSGAYNSSGGLHGVGASVVNALASKLVAEVDRDGATWRLCFEARVPGNYLKNGTFKETSTLAKVKEIPKSRTGTRVRYWPDLDIFDPDAALEYQRVRDHVARVCFLVPGLHIKLHDRRTPGIEPEEFIAAGGLADYVDYLSIGENITDIVTVHQEASFEEKVPVDGKMTDVMRPCTVDVAMRWVKGYDSTIVSFVNTIPTSEGGTHVKGFERALSFVANDLLLGDAKKLKKLAKDGNDKATPSDVQEGLVAAIKVTFPEPQFKGQTKQELGTPAAQKIVYDAVKAGFGDWASGGGKKVQVNALKDKMTQAVLNRVLAKQQLETRRKAANLGNNGMPDKLADCRNHGPDSELLIVEGNSAAGPAKAGRDAEIMAVLPLRGKVVNAGKASLKQVLDNAEAQALITAIGAGSGRDFDLASARYGRIIILCDADVDGSHIRCLLLTLIYHHMRPLLEHGMVYAAQPPLFGVKWRGEQIYAFDEAERDRIGAEKNIDPGRWQRFKGLGEMNVDELAETTLNPDTRVLKRMGMAHGEEAVRAAELFDVLMGSDVSTRKDYIIGNSDLIDKDLLDV